The following are encoded together in the Vigna unguiculata cultivar IT97K-499-35 chromosome 2, ASM411807v1, whole genome shotgun sequence genome:
- the LOC114170163 gene encoding pentatricopeptide repeat-containing protein At1g09820-like, with amino-acid sequence MIIDKFTGSVEGLAFQSLSISTISELLSKQHWSELRPLFRTTKPTIFIDQLFNAGVDSELVLRFFQWSQKEFRISYGLETTAKILHLLANSKKYSKVRSFLDKFVKNEKHTVSSVFHSLLSVGVRPCTNALIIDMLILGYARNLQIRAACETFRRSHDYGYKLSLNSCNSLLSGLVKENETGEMEYVYNEMIKRRIMPNLITFNIYINGLCKAGKLNKAEDVIEDIKAWGFSPNVVTYNTLIDGHCKKGSAGKMYRADAILKEMLANKISPNERSFNSLIDGFCKDENVLAAKKALEEMQRLGLKPNLVTYNSLINGLSTNGKLDEAIALWDKMDGIGLKPNIVTYNVLINGLCKRKMMWEARKLFDDIARQGLVPNAITFNTLIDAFCKDGMVEDAFAMHKSMREEGIFPNVSTYNTLIAGLCRNQNGRAAKDLLNEMLTNGLNADVITYNILIDGCCKENESSKGEKLLGEMVNLGVKPNHITYNTLMDGYCMEGNVKAALKVRTQMEKEGKRANVATYNVLIKGFCRTGKLEDANRLINEMLEKGLNPNRTTYDIVRLEMLDKGFVPDIEGHLYNISSRS; translated from the exons ATGATTATAGACAAATTTACTGGATCTGTTGAAG GTTTAGCCTTTCAGTCGTTGAGCATATCTACAATTTCAGAGCTGTTGAGTAAACAACACTGGTCTGAGCTCAGACCCCTTTTTAGAACAACCAAACCAACAATATTCATCGACCAATTGTTCAATGCGGGGGTTGATTCAGAGCTTGTTTTGAGGTTCTTTCAGTGGTCTCAGAAAGAGTTTAGAATTTCATATGGTCTTGAAACCACTGCCAAAATTTTACATCTTCTAGCAAATTCAAAAAAGTACTCTAAAGTCAGGTCctttttggataaatttgtgaAGAACGAGAAGCACACAGTTTCTTCTGTTTTTCACTCCCTCTTGTCGGTTGGTGTCCGACCGTGTACAAATGCTCTAATAATTGATATGTTGATCTTAGGATATGCAAGAAATTTACAAATTCGTGCTGCCTGTGAAACATTTAGGCGATCTCATGATTATGGATATAAGTTATCACTGAATTCATGCAATTCGTTGTTGAGTGGTCTGGTGAAGGAGAATGAAACAGGAGAAATGGAATACGTGTACAACGAAATGATAAAGAGGAGAATTATGCCTAACTtgataacatttaatatttatattaatggtCTCTGTAAAGCTGGTAAGTTGAATAAGGCAGAGGATGTCATTGAAGACATTAAAGCCTGGGGATTTTCTCCAAATGTAGTTACTTATAACACTTTGATTGATGGGCATTGTAAGAAGGGCAGTGCTGGAAAAATGTACAGAGCTGATGCCATTTTGAAGGAAATGCTTGCTAATAAAATTTCCCCAAATGAGAGATCCTTTAATTCTCTTATTGATGGTTTTTGTAAGGATGAGAATGTGTTGGCTGCAAAAAAGGCTTTAGAAGAGATGCAAAGACTGGGACTAAAACCTAATTTAGTTACTTATAACTCACTGATAAATGGTTTATCTACTAACGGGAAGCTAGATGAGGCCATTGCTTTGTGGGATAAGATGGATGGCATAGGTTTGAAGCCAAATATTGTTACTTATAATGTTCTTATTAATGGACTTTGTAAGAGGAAGATGATGTGGGAAGCAAGAAAACTCTTTGATGATATAGCTAGGCAAGGTTTGGTACCCAATGCAATAACATTTAATACATTGATTGATGCATTCTGCAAAGACGGGATGGTGGAAGACGCATTTGCTATGCATAAATCGATGCGAGAAGAAGGGATTTTTCCAAATGTTTCAACCTATAATACCTTAATTGCAGGCTTGTGCAGGAACCAGAACGGGAGAGCTGCAAAGGATCTTCTTAATGAAATGCTGACCAATGGCCTGAATGCTGATGTTATAACATATAACATCTTAATAGATGGATGTTGCAAAGAAAATGAATCAAGTAAGGGAGAAAAATTACTTGGTGAAATGGTCAACCTTGGTGTCAAACCTAATCATATAACGTATAATACTTTGATGGATGGATATTGCATGGAGGGAAATGTGAAGGCAGCATTGAAGGTCAGGACCCAGATGGAGAAAGAAGGGAAGCGGGCAAATGTTGCTACATATAATGTACTGATTAAAGGATTTTGTAGAACAGGCAAGCTAGAGGATGCAAACAGGCTTATTAATGAGATGTTGGAAAAAGGTTTGAATCCGAATCGAACTACCTACGATATTGTAAGATTGGAAATGCTGGATAAAGGTTTTGTTCCAGACATAGAAGggcatttatataatatttctaGTAGGTCTTGA
- the LOC114171379 gene encoding 40S ribosomal protein S30, with translation MGKVHGSLARAGKVRGQTPKVAKQDKKKKPRGRAHKRMQYNRRFVTAVVGFGKKRGPNSSEK, from the exons ATGG GTAAGGTTCACGGATCACTTGCACGTGCTGGCAAAGTCAGGGGCCAAACCCCCAAAGTAGCTAAGCAGGACAAAAAGAAGAAGCCACGTGGACGCGCCCACAAGAGGATGCAGTACAATCGCCGATTCGTCACCGCCG TGGTGGGATTTGGCAAGAAGAGGGGTCCCAACTCGTCTGAGAAGTGA